A genomic region of Tsukamurella pulmonis contains the following coding sequences:
- a CDS encoding ACP S-malonyltransferase — MIALLAPGQGSQKPGMLTAWLDQPSAVERLRAWSEIADLDLVRLGTIAEADEITDTAVTQPLVVAAALLAFEQMGVQPADTVVAGHSVGELAAAAVAGVITADEAVRLAAIRGRAMAAACALVPTSMTAVLGGVEEDVLATLESFDLVPANMNASGQIVAAGTVENLAKLADNAPEKARLRPLAVAGAFHTEFMAPAQEAVAAAAQDIVPRDPQLTLLSNRDGKPVTSGAEALAAIVAQVTRPVRWDLCTTTMREAEVSMVVELPPAGALVGIAKRELKGVPQVAVKTPADLTELLASAQ; from the coding sequence GTGATTGCACTGCTCGCACCCGGACAGGGTTCCCAGAAGCCCGGCATGCTGACCGCATGGCTCGATCAGCCTTCTGCCGTGGAGCGTCTCCGCGCTTGGTCCGAGATCGCCGATCTCGACCTGGTCCGCCTCGGCACCATCGCCGAGGCCGACGAGATCACGGACACCGCCGTGACGCAGCCCCTCGTGGTGGCCGCCGCGCTGCTCGCCTTCGAGCAGATGGGCGTCCAGCCGGCCGACACCGTCGTCGCCGGGCACTCGGTCGGTGAGCTCGCCGCCGCCGCGGTGGCCGGCGTCATCACCGCCGACGAGGCCGTGCGCCTGGCCGCGATCCGTGGCCGCGCCATGGCCGCGGCCTGCGCGCTGGTCCCCACGTCGATGACCGCCGTCCTCGGCGGCGTCGAGGAGGACGTGCTCGCCACGCTCGAGTCGTTCGACCTCGTCCCGGCCAACATGAACGCCTCCGGGCAGATCGTGGCCGCCGGCACCGTCGAGAACCTCGCGAAGCTGGCCGACAACGCCCCCGAGAAGGCGCGCCTGCGCCCGCTCGCCGTGGCCGGGGCCTTCCACACCGAGTTCATGGCTCCCGCGCAGGAGGCCGTCGCGGCCGCCGCGCAGGACATCGTTCCGCGCGACCCGCAGCTCACGCTGCTGTCGAACCGCGACGGCAAGCCCGTCACCTCGGGCGCCGAGGCCCTCGCGGCCATCGTCGCGCAGGTGACCCGGCCCGTCCGCTGGGATCTGTGCACCACCACGATGCGCGAGGCCGAGGTCTCGATGGTCGTGGAGCTGCCGCCGGCCGGCGCGCTGGTGGGCATCGCCAAGCGCGAGCTCAAGGGCGTGCCGCAGGTCGCCGTCAAGACCCCGGCCGACCTGACCGAGTTGCTCGCCTCCGCGCAGTAA
- a CDS encoding pyridoxamine 5'-phosphate oxidase family protein, with amino-acid sequence MALSASAKQEFLAQPHVAAFSVAEAGRGPLTVPVWYDYEPGGKPWITIAPGSRKATALAAAGRFSLMVDTVEPRTMYVSVEGPVAESRPSTDAEIRAMAARYLSGAELEKYLEFAFGQLGEHLTVVLEPEHWLGADLTM; translated from the coding sequence ATGGCACTCTCCGCGTCCGCGAAACAGGAATTCCTCGCTCAACCCCACGTCGCCGCATTCTCCGTCGCCGAAGCCGGCCGCGGCCCGCTGACGGTCCCCGTCTGGTACGACTACGAGCCCGGCGGCAAGCCGTGGATCACCATCGCCCCCGGCTCCCGCAAGGCGACCGCCCTCGCCGCGGCCGGTCGGTTCTCGCTGATGGTCGACACCGTCGAACCGCGCACCATGTACGTGAGCGTGGAGGGCCCGGTCGCCGAGTCGCGCCCGTCGACGGACGCGGAGATCCGGGCGATGGCGGCCCGCTACCTCTCCGGCGCTGAGCTCGAGAAGTACCTCGAGTTCGCCTTCGGGCAGCTGGGGGAGCACCTCACTGTGGTCCTCGAGCCCGAGCACTGGCTGGGTGCCGACCTGACGATGTAG
- the acpM gene encoding meromycolate extension acyl carrier protein AcpM has product MATSQDEIVAAIAEIIEEVTGIEPSEVTLDKAFIDDLDIDSLSMVEIAVQLEDKYGVKVPDEDLAGLKTVGDAVAYIQKLEAENADLAAELKGKYEAEKGK; this is encoded by the coding sequence GTGGCCACCAGCCAGGACGAAATCGTCGCCGCCATCGCCGAGATCATCGAAGAGGTCACCGGCATCGAGCCCTCCGAGGTCACCCTGGACAAGGCGTTCATCGACGACCTGGACATCGACTCGCTCTCCATGGTCGAGATCGCCGTGCAGCTCGAGGACAAGTACGGCGTCAAGGTGCCGGACGAGGACCTCGCGGGCCTGAAGACCGTCGGCGACGCCGTCGCGTACATCCAGAAGCTCGAGGCCGAGAACGCCGACCTGGCTGCCGAGCTCAAGGGCAAGTACGAGGCCGAGAAGGGCAAGTAA
- a CDS encoding carbohydrate-binding domain-containing protein: MTRRTWSIRLTIAALIAALATTGLTAIARADTTIGPTGMTVTPASAGGQVSDWRAGNVVKLWSNGAVSIPVTTANGGGKLEVRARGEICRGAPVMAVKRGGATLATITLASGWNTYAVGLGAQVGASPVTIEFVNDYRWWFCDRNLYVADVTVRDGAVTPTPTPTPTPTTTVVPTTTVTPTTGVPTTTVVPTTTVVPTTTPTTTPPTTTPSTTPPTTPTTTLPPTGCPVNQFQARYFNNTTATGTPVAVQCENAPGGLFTGQPLAGVNADNFSVDYNGVIEFPQTTTYVVSANVGGVSARIWLDDAVVFENPTPRWGTTNSLRSVSAGQHRVRVSFAHTTGIAQFGVAFPRATPSAPSNNGNYFAADSFWNQPVPPNAAVDPRSAGWISRVDAGNDRLSINSREWTTTVYNAPPGTPTAEILLVNSKRRLTIPYLPSYRPTQDADAHLAVIDDATGCLYEFQSFNPQALSANASASYRVYTGSGGHVAGAGHAGGEFSYLAGMITPQDVAAGVIDHALRYALPLGAPNYAYPGTRTDGTVATGIPQGTRMQLDPSLDLSRFGLTPFQLMVARALQVYGGFNADHADVFTLYARSTLDGTTYAQPVQSLPDALIRHIRFLAPAISSPQIYLDRADDPGCQQQR; encoded by the coding sequence CGCCGCCCTCATCGCGGCCCTGGCTACCACCGGTCTGACCGCGATCGCGCGCGCCGACACCACGATCGGCCCTACGGGGATGACGGTCACGCCCGCCAGCGCCGGCGGGCAGGTCTCCGACTGGCGAGCCGGCAACGTCGTGAAGCTGTGGAGCAACGGGGCCGTGTCGATCCCCGTCACCACGGCGAACGGCGGCGGCAAACTGGAAGTCCGTGCGCGCGGAGAGATCTGTCGCGGGGCGCCGGTGATGGCGGTCAAGCGCGGGGGCGCGACTCTCGCCACGATCACCCTGGCGTCGGGGTGGAACACGTACGCGGTCGGGCTGGGCGCGCAGGTCGGGGCCAGCCCGGTGACCATCGAGTTCGTCAACGACTACCGGTGGTGGTTCTGCGACCGGAACCTCTACGTCGCCGATGTGACGGTGCGGGACGGCGCGGTGACGCCGACGCCGACCCCCACGCCGACCCCGACGACGACCGTCGTGCCGACCACGACCGTCACCCCGACGACAGGCGTGCCGACGACCACCGTGGTGCCGACGACGACGGTCGTGCCCACCACCACGCCGACCACCACGCCGCCGACCACCACGCCGTCGACAACGCCGCCGACGACACCCACGACGACCCTGCCGCCGACGGGCTGTCCGGTCAATCAGTTCCAGGCGCGGTACTTCAACAACACGACCGCCACGGGGACGCCGGTCGCGGTGCAGTGCGAGAACGCCCCCGGAGGGCTGTTCACCGGCCAGCCGCTCGCCGGCGTCAACGCCGACAACTTCTCGGTCGACTACAACGGCGTCATCGAGTTCCCTCAGACCACGACTTACGTCGTCTCCGCGAACGTCGGCGGTGTCAGTGCTCGGATCTGGCTCGACGACGCGGTGGTCTTCGAGAACCCGACGCCGCGATGGGGGACCACCAACTCCCTGCGGTCGGTCTCCGCCGGGCAGCATCGCGTCCGGGTGAGCTTCGCCCACACGACGGGGATCGCGCAGTTCGGCGTCGCCTTCCCGCGCGCTACGCCGAGCGCACCGTCGAACAACGGGAACTACTTCGCCGCCGACTCGTTCTGGAACCAACCGGTGCCGCCGAACGCCGCGGTCGATCCCCGGAGCGCCGGATGGATCTCGAGGGTGGACGCCGGCAACGACCGGCTCTCGATCAACAGCCGGGAATGGACGACGACGGTCTACAACGCCCCGCCCGGCACGCCGACCGCCGAGATCCTCCTGGTCAACAGCAAGCGCCGGCTGACGATCCCGTATCTGCCCTCCTACCGCCCGACACAGGACGCGGATGCGCACCTGGCCGTGATCGACGACGCCACCGGTTGCCTCTACGAGTTCCAGAGCTTCAATCCGCAGGCGCTCTCGGCGAACGCATCGGCGAGCTACCGCGTGTACACCGGCTCCGGGGGACACGTCGCCGGGGCCGGTCATGCGGGCGGCGAGTTCTCCTACCTCGCGGGCATGATCACTCCTCAGGACGTCGCGGCCGGCGTCATCGACCACGCCCTGCGCTACGCCCTGCCTCTCGGTGCTCCCAACTACGCGTACCCGGGCACCAGGACGGACGGCACGGTCGCGACCGGCATCCCGCAGGGAACGAGGATGCAGTTGGACCCGAGCCTCGATCTGTCCCGGTTCGGCCTCACCCCGTTCCAGCTCATGGTGGCCCGTGCTCTGCAGGTGTACGGCGGATTCAACGCCGATCACGCGGACGTGTTCACGCTGTACGCGCGCAGCACGCTCGACGGGACGACCTACGCGCAGCCGGTCCAATCGTTGCCGGACGCCCTGATCCGGCACATCCGGTTCTTGGCGCCCGCGATCTCCTCGCCCCAGATCTATCTCGACCGGGCCGACGATCCGGGGTGTCAGCAGCAACGCTGA
- a CDS encoding AraC family transcriptional regulator has product MTAPSLPETCAVPGVLWVSPATALYLGPALGLAAHSASVHCLVVGIDGPLEVEVGSASVVARSVLVPPRTVHRVVAAPGSRILFCYNDATAARARELASRMTRAGLLATAHRSEAELLRLCAAPRPSGVALFDAAFGAAAPPEPRIRRTVERIRSDPAGSAAALAQAEHLSAHYLLRLFGRETGTSLRRYRRWARMLRAAESIAAGSDLTRAAADAGFASPSHFSDAFLAMFGLTATALLGTGARLIVAREPIGWAR; this is encoded by the coding sequence ATGACCGCGCCCTCGCTTCCGGAAACGTGCGCAGTTCCCGGCGTGCTCTGGGTCTCGCCCGCGACGGCGCTCTACTTGGGGCCGGCCCTGGGGCTCGCGGCCCATTCTGCGTCCGTGCACTGCCTGGTCGTCGGGATCGACGGTCCGCTCGAGGTGGAGGTGGGATCGGCGAGCGTGGTAGCACGCAGTGTGCTGGTGCCGCCGCGGACCGTCCACCGCGTCGTCGCGGCGCCGGGCTCGCGGATCCTGTTCTGCTACAACGACGCGACCGCGGCGCGGGCTCGCGAGCTGGCGAGCCGCATGACCCGAGCGGGCCTCCTGGCGACGGCGCACCGCTCCGAGGCGGAGCTGTTGCGCCTGTGTGCTGCGCCGAGGCCGTCCGGTGTCGCGCTGTTCGACGCCGCCTTCGGAGCCGCGGCGCCGCCCGAACCCAGGATCCGGCGCACCGTCGAGCGGATCCGCTCCGATCCGGCCGGCAGCGCGGCCGCGCTGGCACAGGCCGAACACCTCTCGGCGCACTACCTCCTGCGTCTCTTCGGCAGGGAGACCGGCACGAGCCTGCGGCGGTACCGCCGCTGGGCGCGGATGCTGCGCGCCGCCGAATCGATCGCGGCGGGCTCCGATCTCACGCGCGCCGCCGCGGATGCGGGTTTCGCGTCGCCGTCGCATTTCAGCGATGCCTTCCTCGCGATGTTCGGGCTCACCGCGACCGCCCTGCTCGGCACTGGAGCGCGTCTGATCGTGGCCCGCGAGCCGATCGGGTGGGCGCGATAA
- a CDS encoding pyridoxamine 5'-phosphate oxidase family protein → MATQYEQITDRLQEFIADQQMYFVGTAAPDGRVNVSPKGLDSLRVLGPRRVVWLNGTGSGNETAAHLLRNPRITLMFCAFEGKPLILRLFGTARAIHEGDPEWADLVALFPPMPGARNVFDTTVDLVQTSCGFGVPLYEYDGQRTLMRSWAENKGDEGIERYHRERNTHSIDGFPTGIPVR, encoded by the coding sequence ATGGCGACCCAGTACGAGCAGATCACCGACCGGCTGCAGGAGTTCATCGCGGACCAGCAGATGTACTTCGTCGGCACCGCCGCACCCGACGGCCGCGTCAACGTCTCCCCGAAGGGGCTCGACTCGCTGCGCGTCCTCGGGCCGCGGCGCGTGGTCTGGCTCAACGGAACCGGCAGCGGCAACGAGACCGCCGCGCACCTGCTGCGCAATCCGCGGATCACGCTGATGTTCTGCGCTTTCGAGGGCAAGCCGCTGATCCTGCGGCTCTTCGGGACGGCCCGCGCGATCCACGAGGGCGATCCGGAGTGGGCCGACCTCGTCGCCCTGTTCCCGCCGATGCCCGGCGCACGCAACGTCTTCGACACGACCGTCGATCTCGTGCAGACCTCGTGCGGGTTCGGCGTACCGCTCTACGAGTACGACGGCCAGCGCACGCTGATGCGTTCGTGGGCCGAGAACAAGGGAGACGAGGGCATCGAGCGCTACCACCGTGAGCGCAACACCCACAGCATCGACGGCTTCCCGACGGGAATCCCCGTTCGGTAG
- a CDS encoding KasA/KasB family beta-ketoacyl-ACP synthase, whose protein sequence is MPSLRNFSTLGGEFPSVVVTAIELTTSIGVDTDSTWQGLLAGKSGIRPLEGDFIGVQIPDLPVRFGGQLLSDPSDDVPERPDRQYAGDISKQHVSKRRMSYVEQVSHVMTKRLWDGAGRPDVDPARLAAVVGTGLGGGETMVEAVDALRDHGVRKVSPFAVQMSMPNGACAVSALEIGARAGAIAPVSACSTGNEAIAHAWRQIVLGDADIAVCGGVEGRIDSPPIASFAMMRALSTRNDDPQAASRPFDKDRDGFVFGEAQALMIIETEEHALARGAKPIARLLGAGITSDGYHMVSPDVEGGGAARAMNRAMQTAGLTRADIAFINAHATATPIGDLAEAKAINAVVGTDAAIYAPKGALGHSIGAVGALEAALTVLSIRDGIIPPTLNLENQDPEIELDVVHGEARKGAIEYALNNSFGFGGHNVALAFGKY, encoded by the coding sequence TTGCCTTCGCTGAGGAATTTCTCGACGCTGGGGGGTGAGTTCCCCAGTGTGGTCGTCACCGCCATCGAGCTGACGACGTCGATCGGTGTCGATACCGATTCCACCTGGCAGGGACTGCTCGCCGGTAAGAGCGGCATCCGTCCGCTCGAGGGTGATTTCATCGGCGTCCAGATCCCCGATCTTCCAGTGCGGTTCGGCGGCCAGCTGCTGTCGGACCCGTCGGACGATGTACCGGAGCGGCCCGACCGCCAGTACGCCGGGGACATCAGCAAGCAGCACGTGTCGAAGCGGCGCATGTCCTACGTCGAGCAGGTCTCCCACGTGATGACCAAGCGGCTGTGGGACGGCGCCGGACGCCCGGATGTCGACCCGGCCCGCCTCGCGGCGGTGGTCGGCACCGGGCTCGGCGGCGGCGAGACTATGGTGGAAGCCGTGGACGCCCTGCGCGATCACGGCGTCCGCAAGGTCTCGCCGTTCGCCGTGCAGATGTCGATGCCGAACGGCGCCTGCGCCGTCTCGGCGCTGGAGATCGGCGCCCGCGCGGGTGCCATCGCCCCGGTGTCGGCCTGCTCGACCGGCAACGAGGCCATCGCCCACGCCTGGCGGCAGATCGTGCTCGGCGACGCCGACATCGCCGTCTGCGGCGGCGTGGAGGGCCGGATCGATTCGCCGCCCATCGCCTCGTTCGCGATGATGCGCGCTCTCTCGACCCGTAACGACGATCCGCAGGCCGCCTCGCGTCCGTTCGACAAGGACCGCGACGGCTTCGTCTTCGGCGAGGCACAGGCCCTGATGATCATCGAGACCGAGGAGCACGCTCTGGCGCGCGGCGCGAAGCCGATCGCCCGTCTGCTCGGTGCCGGAATCACCTCGGACGGCTACCACATGGTCTCCCCCGACGTGGAAGGCGGCGGCGCCGCGCGCGCGATGAACCGGGCGATGCAGACGGCGGGCCTGACCCGCGCCGACATCGCCTTCATCAACGCGCACGCCACGGCCACGCCGATCGGCGACCTCGCCGAGGCCAAGGCCATCAACGCGGTCGTGGGCACCGACGCGGCGATCTACGCGCCCAAGGGCGCACTGGGCCACTCGATCGGTGCCGTCGGCGCCCTCGAGGCCGCCCTGACGGTGCTCTCGATCCGGGACGGGATCATCCCGCCCACCCTGAACCTGGAGAACCAGGATCCGGAGATCGAGCTCGACGTGGTGCACGGTGAGGCGCGCAAGGGCGCGATCGAGTACGCCCTGAACAACTCGTTCGGCTTCGGCGGCCACAACGTGGCGCTCGCCTTCGGCAAGTACTAG
- a CDS encoding DUF3145 domain-containing protein: MQQLSQFAEVTTGVVWIHAAPAALCPHVEWALSRTLDARATLKWSAQEAVPGMQRAVVDWVGPVGSGARMANTLREWNSLRFEVTEDPSEGVDGERFCYAPGLGLWRGTMSASGDTLLGEAQLRSMMLEQGPEGMQTALDSLLGTAWDEALEPFRMGGQGAEVTWLSQAVS, from the coding sequence ATGCAGCAGCTGAGTCAGTTTGCAGAGGTGACGACGGGAGTCGTCTGGATTCACGCCGCACCTGCTGCACTGTGCCCGCACGTGGAGTGGGCACTGTCGAGGACCCTCGACGCCCGGGCCACCCTCAAGTGGTCCGCGCAGGAGGCCGTCCCCGGCATGCAGCGTGCCGTCGTCGACTGGGTAGGCCCGGTCGGCAGCGGTGCGCGGATGGCGAACACCCTGAGGGAGTGGAACTCCCTCAGGTTCGAGGTCACCGAGGACCCCTCCGAAGGGGTCGACGGTGAGCGGTTCTGCTACGCCCCGGGACTGGGGCTGTGGCGCGGCACCATGAGCGCGTCCGGCGACACCCTGCTGGGCGAGGCGCAGCTGCGCTCGATGATGCTCGAGCAGGGGCCCGAGGGCATGCAGACCGCCCTCGACTCGCTCCTCGGTACCGCCTGGGACGAGGCGCTCGAGCCCTTCCGCATGGGCGGCCAGGGCGCCGAGGTCACCTGGCTCTCCCAGGCCGTCAGCTAG
- a CDS encoding adenylate/guanylate cyclase domain-containing protein: MADDPRPVPDDDAAAEPGRSRKLLAKGARVAHRANRSPAAAGLVRAARENLPGGPKKDLFHPDAESTERLASLLDRIVGDEPTVTRELGNLATATWQAVISRRDRDYLPPQPITILFTDLVAFSSWALERTDDEIVRLLHAVNRTTADLVARHGGVVVKTMGDGALVAFDGDTAIEAAFEIVEAVGAIDVAEGYRPTLRAGLHTGTPRRVKGDLIGVDVNVAARVAEAANGGEVLASETVFSIADKARYQVRPRRFKAKGAPQKLQVFSVRPLY, translated from the coding sequence ATGGCCGACGACCCCCGCCCGGTGCCCGACGACGATGCCGCCGCAGAACCCGGTAGGAGTCGGAAACTGCTGGCCAAGGGCGCGCGGGTCGCCCATCGCGCGAATCGGAGCCCGGCCGCCGCCGGGCTCGTGCGTGCGGCGCGGGAGAACCTGCCGGGTGGGCCGAAGAAGGATCTGTTCCACCCCGACGCCGAGTCGACCGAGCGGCTCGCGAGCCTGCTGGACCGCATCGTCGGCGACGAACCGACGGTGACGCGCGAACTCGGCAACCTCGCGACCGCGACCTGGCAGGCGGTGATCAGCCGCCGGGACCGCGACTACCTGCCGCCCCAGCCCATCACCATCCTGTTCACCGACCTCGTCGCCTTCTCCAGCTGGGCGCTCGAGCGCACCGACGACGAGATCGTCCGTCTGCTGCACGCCGTCAACCGCACCACCGCCGACCTCGTCGCGCGACACGGCGGCGTGGTGGTCAAGACGATGGGCGACGGTGCCCTCGTCGCCTTCGACGGTGACACCGCCATCGAGGCGGCGTTCGAGATCGTCGAGGCGGTGGGTGCCATCGACGTGGCCGAGGGGTACCGGCCGACGTTGCGAGCGGGCCTGCACACCGGCACGCCGCGCCGGGTCAAGGGCGACCTGATCGGCGTCGACGTCAATGTCGCCGCGCGGGTGGCGGAGGCGGCGAACGGGGGAGAGGTCCTGGCCTCGGAAACCGTGTTCAGCATTGCCGACAAGGCCCGCTACCAGGTGCGACCGCGCCGATTCAAAGCGAAGGGCGCCCCGCAGAAGCTACAGGTCTTCTCTGTGCGCCCGCTGTATTGA
- a CDS encoding serine hydrolase domain-containing protein, which yields MSLAELAEWPVDNAAGALLRTDAMRTVDVHGDVDQTYELASVTKLLVAYGVLVAIEEEAVGLRQPAGPQGSTVEHLLSHASGLAFDSAAVQAEPGAQRIYSSYGYEVMARLIEQETGIAFPDYLREAVFEPLGMRSSELAGPAGHGARSTVADLARFAAEVAAPTLLDPATVDGARSVHFPGLPGFVPGYGKFANNTWGLGFEVKGDKRAHWTGTRNSPRTVGHFGQAGTYLWFDPDLQLAAVILTDRPFGAWAKPLWSEFNDRLISQELQGV from the coding sequence ATGAGCCTCGCGGAACTGGCCGAATGGCCCGTCGACAATGCGGCGGGGGCATTGCTGCGGACCGACGCGATGCGCACCGTCGACGTGCACGGCGATGTCGACCAGACGTACGAATTGGCTTCCGTCACCAAGCTTCTCGTGGCGTACGGCGTGCTCGTCGCGATCGAGGAGGAGGCGGTCGGTCTCCGGCAGCCCGCCGGTCCGCAGGGGAGCACCGTCGAGCATCTGCTATCCCACGCCTCGGGGCTCGCATTCGATTCCGCGGCGGTACAGGCCGAGCCGGGCGCGCAACGGATCTACAGCTCCTACGGCTACGAGGTGATGGCGCGGCTGATCGAGCAGGAGACGGGCATCGCCTTCCCGGACTACCTCCGCGAGGCGGTCTTCGAACCGCTGGGGATGCGCAGCTCCGAGCTCGCCGGCCCGGCGGGCCACGGCGCCCGGTCCACGGTGGCGGATCTCGCCCGGTTCGCGGCGGAGGTCGCCGCGCCCACGCTGCTCGATCCGGCCACCGTCGACGGGGCGCGCTCCGTCCACTTCCCGGGCCTGCCCGGCTTCGTCCCCGGCTACGGGAAGTTCGCGAACAACACCTGGGGACTCGGCTTCGAGGTGAAGGGCGACAAGCGTGCGCACTGGACCGGGACGCGGAACTCGCCGCGCACCGTCGGGCACTTCGGGCAGGCCGGCACCTACCTGTGGTTCGACCCCGATCTGCAACTCGCCGCGGTGATCCTGACGGATCGACCGTTCGGCGCATGGGCGAAGCCGCTGTGGTCCGAGTTCAACGACCGGCTGATTTCTCAGGAACTTCAAGGCGTGTAA